A window of the Terriglobales bacterium genome harbors these coding sequences:
- a CDS encoding undecaprenyl-diphosphate phosphatase, producing the protein MNHYLLSILLGIVEGLTEFLPVSSTAHLRIVERAMGLDLASGYWKMYSIVIQLGAILCLPIYFRSRLAEFIRTFPEGPDGRHNFWNHPVTLTGVAFVVTAGPAYFLTKVIGKNLESLYVMGAALIVGGIVMWIVDAIYGEPRVVPANSRSAQSLGAAAGGHRTETVYQMTLAQSIWIGACQILSAVFPGTSRSMSTIGAGQLAGMSRPAALEFSFLVSIPTMIAATGYDLLKSLRHKPGVGGEIGVAPRTTEEWVVLLLGFVVSFIVAYVVVAWFMRWVRQRGFAPFAIYRIILGAVVFIWILKSGA; encoded by the coding sequence TTGAACCATTACCTTCTCTCCATCTTGCTTGGCATCGTGGAAGGCCTCACTGAGTTTCTTCCCGTCAGCTCTACCGCTCACCTGCGCATCGTGGAACGCGCCATGGGTCTGGATCTCGCCAGCGGTTACTGGAAGATGTACTCCATCGTCATCCAACTGGGCGCCATCCTGTGCCTGCCTATCTACTTTCGTTCGCGCCTGGCGGAGTTCATCCGGACGTTTCCGGAAGGTCCTGATGGCCGGCATAACTTCTGGAACCATCCCGTTACCCTGACCGGTGTGGCCTTCGTGGTGACCGCAGGCCCGGCGTACTTTCTGACCAAAGTCATCGGCAAGAATCTGGAGAGCCTTTACGTGATGGGGGCGGCGCTGATTGTCGGCGGCATCGTCATGTGGATTGTGGACGCAATCTATGGCGAGCCGCGCGTGGTTCCCGCCAACTCTCGTTCGGCGCAATCGCTCGGTGCTGCCGCCGGCGGACATCGCACCGAAACCGTGTACCAGATGACGCTGGCTCAGTCCATCTGGATTGGCGCGTGCCAGATTCTGTCGGCCGTGTTCCCTGGCACTTCGCGCTCCATGTCCACCATCGGCGCCGGACAACTGGCCGGCATGTCACGTCCAGCAGCACTGGAATTCTCGTTCCTGGTTTCGATCCCCACCATGATCGCCGCCACCGGGTACGACCTGCTGAAATCGCTGCGCCACAAGCCCGGCGTCGGTGGGGAAATCGGCGTCGCTCCCAGGACTACGGAAGAATGGGTCGTCCTGCTCCTCGGTTTCGTCGTGTCTTTCATCGTCGCTTACGTGGTGGTTGCCTGGTTCATGCGCTGGGTGCGCCAGCGCGGGTTTGCCCCCTTTGCCATTTACCGCATCATTTTAGGCGCGGTGGTCTTCATCTGGATTCTCAAGTCAGGCGCTTGA
- a CDS encoding threonine/serine dehydratase, translating into MVQLDDIELAASRLRGLAVRTPLLPFPQQQPGRELYLKPESFQPIGSFKLRGAYNKIASLSAGERGHGVISYSSGNHAQGVAYAARALGVKSVIVMPSNAPQIKIDSTRALGAEIVFVGPASSERKAKAEELAAQHGYVIIPPYNDEKIIAGAGTTGLEIFADLPDAGTILVPVGGGGLISGVATAIKLGGCKAKIIGVEPELASDAQASFRAGHIIEISADQTSRTLADGLRTQSVGEINFEHICRFVDDIVTVTEPEILEAIRLLAVNAKLVAEPSGAVTFAAFLFRRPQLPASQKSVAVISGGNIDPALLSRVLADGSAGL; encoded by the coding sequence ATGGTCCAGCTTGACGACATCGAGCTTGCCGCATCCCGGCTTCGCGGATTGGCGGTGCGAACGCCGCTGCTTCCCTTCCCGCAACAGCAACCCGGCCGCGAACTCTACCTGAAGCCCGAAAGCTTCCAGCCTATCGGGTCCTTCAAACTGCGCGGGGCCTACAACAAGATAGCTTCGCTTTCGGCGGGCGAGCGCGGACACGGCGTCATCAGTTACTCCAGCGGCAATCACGCCCAGGGTGTCGCCTACGCGGCCCGCGCGCTCGGCGTGAAGTCTGTCATTGTCATGCCGAGCAACGCGCCCCAGATCAAGATCGACAGCACGCGCGCGCTCGGCGCCGAGATTGTCTTCGTCGGTCCAGCCAGCTCAGAACGCAAGGCGAAAGCGGAGGAACTGGCGGCGCAGCACGGCTACGTCATCATTCCTCCATACAACGACGAAAAGATCATCGCCGGCGCCGGCACCACTGGCCTGGAAATTTTCGCGGACCTTCCCGACGCCGGCACGATTCTGGTACCCGTCGGGGGCGGAGGCCTGATCAGCGGCGTTGCTACCGCCATCAAGCTTGGCGGCTGCAAAGCAAAAATCATCGGGGTCGAACCCGAACTCGCCTCCGACGCACAGGCCAGCTTCCGCGCCGGTCACATCATTGAAATTTCCGCCGACCAGACTTCGCGCACCCTTGCCGATGGCCTGCGCACGCAATCCGTCGGAGAAATCAACTTCGAACATATTTGCCGTTTCGTGGACGACATTGTCACCGTGACAGAGCCTGAAATCCTGGAAGCCATTCGTCTCCTCGCGGTGAATGCGAAGCTTGTCGCCGAACCGAGCGGCGCGGTCACCTTCGCAGCCTTTCTGTTTCGCCGGCCTCAACTTCCGGCGTCGCAAAAATCAGTCGCCGTCATCAGCGGCGGCAACATCGATCCCGCGCTGCTCTCCCGCGTGCTCGCGGATGGAAGCGCGGGGCTCTGA
- a CDS encoding radical SAM protein, translated as MITLPLLEECEPTSSLVGIARLAAEGQSISGGHDVEFFTLASRSLLNRCTAARMPFTWTINPYRGCEFACKYCYARYTHEFMEMRDGVDFERKIYVKQRAAELLKRDLRKVKAGEEIAIGTATDPYQPAERKFGVTRTILEVFAGLAGFDIGIVTKSDLVLRDTELLRAVASRNQLFVNVTITTLNTDLARILEPRAPRPDLRLGAVQKLSQAGVPAGVICAPVVPGITDSTRDLDALVKATKEAGGQYIFANALFLKPCSAAIFLPWLKQEFPHLVQTYHDRYGDRAYLGPAYRKRISQLMARLRRKHGIGALNSKNSQTTHARDGFPPAASDASTKTPPFQAQLSLF; from the coding sequence GTGATTACCCTGCCGCTGCTGGAAGAATGCGAGCCCACATCGTCTCTGGTCGGAATCGCGCGCCTGGCCGCCGAAGGCCAGTCAATCTCAGGGGGCCACGACGTCGAATTCTTCACCCTGGCCTCGCGATCGCTGCTCAACCGCTGCACGGCGGCGCGCATGCCGTTCACCTGGACCATCAATCCCTACCGCGGTTGCGAGTTTGCCTGCAAGTACTGCTACGCGCGATATACGCACGAGTTCATGGAAATGCGCGACGGTGTGGATTTTGAGCGCAAGATTTACGTCAAGCAACGCGCCGCGGAGTTGCTGAAGCGTGACCTGCGCAAGGTCAAGGCAGGCGAGGAAATCGCGATTGGAACAGCGACTGATCCCTATCAGCCGGCCGAGCGGAAGTTCGGCGTCACGCGGACAATCCTGGAGGTGTTTGCCGGCCTCGCGGGCTTCGACATCGGCATTGTCACCAAGTCGGACCTGGTGCTGCGCGATACGGAGTTGCTGCGTGCGGTGGCGAGTCGTAACCAGTTGTTCGTCAACGTGACAATAACCACCTTGAACACAGATCTCGCCAGGATTCTCGAGCCGCGAGCGCCGCGTCCCGACCTGCGGCTTGGGGCGGTGCAGAAGCTGAGCCAGGCGGGAGTGCCGGCGGGCGTGATCTGCGCTCCGGTCGTGCCGGGAATCACGGACTCCACGCGCGACCTGGATGCATTGGTGAAGGCGACGAAAGAAGCCGGCGGTCAGTACATTTTTGCCAACGCCTTATTTCTGAAACCGTGCTCGGCGGCGATTTTCCTGCCGTGGCTGAAGCAGGAGTTTCCGCACCTCGTCCAGACTTATCACGATCGTTACGGGGACCGCGCCTATCTCGGGCCCGCGTACCGCAAGCGCATTTCGCAATTGATGGCGCGGTTGCGGCGGAAGCATGGCATCGGCGCGCTGAATTCCAAGAATTCCCAAACCACCCACGCGCGGGACGGCTTCCCGCCGGCTGCTTCCGACGCCAGCACGAAGACGCCGCCGTTCCAAGCGCAGCTGAGTCTGTTCTAA